The Exiguobacterium mexicanum genome includes a window with the following:
- a CDS encoding tyrosine-type recombinase/integrase produces MRFVDDQQSFLRYCQVERRLSPHTKRSYEQTLDQYAVYCQSTHQDPYDVQSARRYLYALYEADTATTTVAQKVSCLKQFGKFVARETDGEPLFHGLTSPKRRKTLPTFAVPSEVEQLLKAAEGQDDPFLRARDVAIVEMLYGTGMRVAELCGMDVSSYDAGLAFVHVVGKGKKERYIPIGQFAITALDRYLDMRQTCATTQETALFLSQKGNRVTTDQIRYVMKRLRKLGGLHKPLTPHSLRHSFATDLLERGADLRAVQELLGHESLSTTGRYTHVSTERLRAVYQATHPRK; encoded by the coding sequence ATGAGATTCGTTGACGATCAACAATCGTTTTTGCGCTATTGCCAAGTCGAACGCCGACTGTCTCCTCATACAAAACGCTCTTACGAGCAGACGCTCGACCAGTACGCCGTTTATTGCCAATCGACACATCAAGATCCTTATGATGTGCAGTCGGCGCGGCGTTATTTATATGCTCTTTATGAGGCAGACACCGCCACGACGACGGTCGCCCAAAAAGTATCGTGTCTCAAACAATTCGGGAAATTTGTGGCACGTGAAACGGACGGTGAACCGTTGTTTCATGGTTTGACGTCACCGAAACGGCGAAAGACGCTACCGACGTTCGCTGTGCCGAGCGAGGTCGAACAGCTTTTGAAGGCAGCCGAAGGGCAAGACGACCCATTCCTACGGGCACGTGATGTCGCGATTGTCGAGATGTTGTACGGGACAGGCATGCGTGTCGCCGAGTTGTGCGGCATGGACGTGTCGTCTTACGATGCGGGCCTCGCGTTTGTCCATGTCGTTGGGAAAGGGAAGAAAGAACGTTACATCCCAATCGGACAGTTCGCCATCACGGCGCTCGACCGTTACTTAGACATGCGGCAAACGTGCGCGACGACTCAGGAAACGGCATTATTTCTCAGTCAAAAAGGGAATCGGGTGACAACGGACCAAATTCGCTACGTTATGAAGCGACTCCGGAAGCTGGGAGGCCTTCACAAGCCGTTGACGCCACACTCACTCCGTCACAGTTTTGCGACGGACCTGCTCGAGCGCGGGGCGGACCTTCGCGCCGTCCAGGAACTGCTCGGACACGAGTCGCTCTCCACGACCGGA
- the trmFO gene encoding FADH(2)-oxidizing methylenetetrahydrofolate--tRNA-(uracil(54)-C(5))-methyltransferase TrmFO — MQQRVTVIGAGLAGSEAAWQLAKRGIQVDLYEMRPVRKTPAHHTDQFAELVCSNSLRANGLQNAVGVLKEEMRTLDSLILKAADTASVPAGGALAVDRHDFAGFVTDTLKNHPNVTVHNEEITAIPDGIVIMATGPLTSPDLSASLKAFTGEDYLYFYDAAAPILDGETIDRDKVYLKSRYDKGEAAYLNCPMTEEEFDLFYDELVKAEVVPLKEFEKEIYFEGCMPFEVLAQRGKKTLLFGPMKPVGLEDPKTGKRPHAVVQLRQDNSAGTLFNLVGFQTHLKWGEQKRIIQLIPGLENAEIVRYGVMHRNTFINSPSLLKPTYQARTRDTLFFAGQMTGVEGYVESAASGLLAGINAAKLIAGEELVVLPRETMLGSMAHYITTTDGKHFQPMNANFGLVPSLEDAPKKMKKQERYERYANRALETIQQYKEI, encoded by the coding sequence TTGCAGCAACGTGTAACTGTGATCGGAGCGGGCCTCGCCGGCTCCGAGGCGGCTTGGCAACTCGCGAAGCGCGGGATTCAAGTCGATTTGTATGAAATGAGACCGGTGCGAAAGACGCCGGCACACCATACGGACCAATTCGCGGAATTGGTCTGCTCGAACTCGCTCCGGGCGAACGGGCTCCAAAATGCGGTCGGTGTCTTGAAGGAAGAGATGCGTACGCTCGACTCGCTCATCTTGAAAGCGGCGGATACGGCGAGCGTACCGGCCGGCGGCGCTCTCGCCGTCGACCGTCACGACTTCGCAGGATTCGTGACCGACACGTTGAAAAACCATCCGAACGTGACCGTGCACAACGAAGAGATCACGGCGATTCCGGACGGGATCGTCATCATGGCGACCGGGCCGCTCACATCGCCTGATCTTTCGGCTTCGCTCAAAGCGTTCACTGGTGAAGACTATTTGTACTTCTACGACGCAGCCGCTCCAATCCTGGACGGCGAGACGATCGACCGGGACAAGGTTTACTTGAAGTCACGTTACGATAAGGGCGAAGCGGCCTACCTCAACTGTCCGATGACGGAAGAGGAGTTCGACTTGTTCTATGACGAACTCGTCAAAGCCGAAGTCGTCCCGCTCAAAGAGTTCGAGAAAGAGATTTACTTCGAAGGCTGCATGCCGTTTGAAGTACTCGCCCAACGCGGCAAGAAGACGCTCTTGTTCGGACCGATGAAGCCGGTCGGCCTCGAAGATCCGAAGACGGGCAAACGTCCGCATGCGGTCGTGCAATTGCGGCAAGATAACTCGGCCGGGACGCTCTTCAACTTGGTCGGTTTCCAGACGCACCTGAAGTGGGGCGAACAGAAACGAATCATTCAATTGATTCCAGGTCTTGAGAACGCCGAGATCGTGCGTTACGGTGTCATGCACCGGAACACGTTCATCAACTCACCGAGCCTCTTGAAACCGACGTATCAGGCCCGCACACGCGACACGTTGTTCTTTGCCGGCCAGATGACCGGTGTCGAAGGGTATGTCGAGTCGGCGGCCTCCGGTCTCCTCGCCGGGATCAACGCGGCGAAGCTGATCGCTGGGGAAGAGCTCGTCGTCCTCCCACGTGAGACGATGCTCGGTTCGATGGCGCACTACATCACGACAACGGACGGGAAACACTTCCAACCGATGAACGCGAACTTCGGTCTCGTGCCGTCGCTTGAAGATGCTCCGAAGAAGATGAAGAAACAAGAACGTTACGAGCGTTACGCGAACCGTGCCCTCGAAACGATTCAACAGTATAAAGAGATTTAA
- the topA gene encoding type I DNA topoisomerase produces MAKYLVIVESPAKAKTIKRYLGSNYTVKASMGHVIDLPKSQLGVDVEHDFEPKYITIRGKGPVLKELKTAAKKATKIFLAADPDREGEAIAWHLARALGVDETTECRVVFNEITKDAIKESFKHPRKINHDLVDAQQARRILDRLVGYGMSPLLWKKVKKGLSAGRVQSVAVKMIIDREREINAFDPEEYWTIKLMLNHEGELFETSFYGKDGKKLELKSEADADAVLNAIDDSFKVIDVTKKERKRNASLPFTTSSLQQDAARKLNFRAKKTMMLAQQLYEGIDLGKKEGTVGLITYMRTDSTRISDLAKEEAKSYIESTFGEEYVALQKQKEKKAANAQDAHEAIRPTSALRDPASVKAYLSRDQLRLYKLIWERLVASQMAPAILDTVKIDVESNGMIFRANGSTVKFPGFMKVYIESKDDDIEDTNPEKEGLLPPLEVDDLVKFDTIEPKQHFTQPPPRYSEARLVRAMEELGIGRPSTYAPTLDTIQKRGYVVLEEKKFVPTELGELVIEMIDEYFNDFITVQFTADMETLLDSIENEEVQWTDVVAPIYRSFEKRLKRAEAEIEKIEVKDEPAGIDCEVCGAPMVIKMGRYGKFMACSNFPNCTNTKPVQVEIGVPCPSCKDGQVVERRSKKGRLFYGCSNYPDCEFVSWDKPVAKPCPECGKMMVEKKIKDGVKYQCTNCTHAEVHQLEED; encoded by the coding sequence ATGGCAAAATATTTGGTGATCGTCGAATCACCGGCGAAAGCAAAGACTATTAAACGTTATTTAGGATCGAATTACACGGTCAAAGCGTCAATGGGTCACGTCATCGATTTACCGAAAAGTCAACTCGGTGTCGACGTGGAACATGACTTTGAACCGAAGTACATTACGATTCGTGGAAAAGGCCCAGTTTTGAAAGAATTGAAGACGGCAGCCAAAAAAGCGACGAAAATCTTTCTCGCGGCTGACCCGGATCGCGAAGGGGAAGCGATCGCCTGGCATCTAGCGCGTGCCCTTGGTGTCGACGAAACGACAGAATGTCGGGTCGTCTTTAACGAGATCACGAAAGATGCGATCAAGGAGTCATTCAAGCACCCACGTAAAATCAATCACGATCTCGTCGACGCCCAACAAGCGCGGCGAATTTTGGATCGTCTCGTCGGATACGGGATGAGCCCATTATTATGGAAGAAAGTCAAAAAAGGCTTATCGGCCGGACGTGTCCAATCAGTGGCCGTCAAAATGATCATCGACCGGGAGCGGGAGATCAACGCCTTCGACCCAGAAGAGTATTGGACGATCAAACTCATGCTCAACCATGAAGGCGAATTGTTCGAGACATCGTTTTATGGGAAAGACGGGAAGAAACTGGAGCTCAAGAGCGAGGCAGACGCCGACGCTGTGCTCAACGCGATCGACGACTCGTTCAAAGTCATCGATGTCACGAAGAAAGAGCGGAAGCGGAACGCCTCGCTCCCGTTTACGACAAGTTCGCTCCAACAGGATGCGGCCCGTAAGCTCAACTTCCGTGCCAAGAAAACGATGATGCTCGCGCAACAGCTTTACGAAGGGATCGACCTCGGTAAGAAAGAAGGTACCGTCGGTTTGATCACGTATATGCGTACCGATTCGACACGGATCTCAGATTTGGCGAAAGAAGAAGCGAAATCGTATATCGAGTCCACGTTCGGTGAAGAGTATGTCGCATTGCAGAAACAAAAAGAGAAGAAGGCGGCAAACGCCCAGGATGCCCACGAAGCGATTCGTCCGACGTCGGCGTTACGTGACCCGGCCTCGGTCAAAGCATACCTGTCACGCGATCAGCTCCGACTGTACAAGTTGATTTGGGAACGTCTCGTGGCGAGCCAAATGGCGCCGGCTATCCTCGACACGGTAAAAATCGACGTCGAATCGAACGGCATGATTTTCCGTGCCAACGGGTCGACCGTCAAATTCCCAGGTTTCATGAAAGTGTATATCGAATCGAAAGATGATGATATCGAAGATACGAATCCAGAAAAAGAAGGGTTGCTCCCACCGCTCGAAGTCGACGACCTCGTCAAGTTCGACACGATCGAGCCGAAACAGCACTTCACCCAACCGCCGCCGCGCTATAGTGAGGCACGGCTCGTCCGGGCGATGGAAGAGCTCGGGATTGGTCGTCCGTCGACATATGCACCGACGCTCGACACGATTCAAAAACGTGGTTACGTCGTCCTCGAAGAGAAGAAGTTCGTCCCGACGGAGCTCGGTGAACTTGTCATCGAGATGATTGACGAGTATTTCAACGATTTCATCACCGTACAGTTCACGGCCGACATGGAGACGCTCCTCGACTCGATCGAGAACGAGGAAGTCCAATGGACAGACGTCGTTGCCCCAATCTATCGCAGTTTCGAAAAACGCTTGAAACGGGCCGAGGCCGAGATCGAGAAGATCGAAGTGAAAGATGAACCGGCTGGCATCGACTGTGAAGTATGCGGTGCGCCGATGGTCATCAAAATGGGCCGCTACGGTAAATTTATGGCGTGCTCGAACTTCCCGAACTGTACGAACACGAAACCGGTACAAGTCGAGATCGGCGTCCCATGTCCGAGCTGCAAAGACGGACAAGTCGTCGAACGACGCAGTAAAAAAGGTCGTCTGTTCTACGGCTGCTCGAACTATCCAGACTGTGAGTTCGTTTCATGGGACAAACCGGTCGCGAAACCGTGTCCGGAATGTGGTAAGATGATGGTCGAGAAAAAAATCAAAGACGGCGTGAAATATCAATGTACGAACTGTACCCATGCCGAGGTACATCAGTTAGAGGAGGATTAA
- the dprA gene encoding DNA-processing protein DprA, whose product MNQTIARFAAERLPVEFVHHYLSHPGSSTRPFHPNVWNKAKRALRSTVTYDRFLTWEDDAFPRALLDIPNPPYCLFYRGDLEVLQQQTTALVGSRELNRISHRLVEHFYPLIEETVSVSGGALGIDGLVHELALQHNRPTIAVLGAGFSHMYPQAHAPLFERISRHGLLLTEYPPETPVKKFQFLERNRLVSGLGDQLVVIQARQKSGTMNTVGHALEQGKTVFAVPGSPLDSLAAGPNRLIEDGAIPLTTSDQILMRSRIGR is encoded by the coding sequence ATGAATCAAACAATCGCTCGATTCGCGGCTGAACGGCTGCCTGTCGAGTTCGTCCATCATTACTTATCGCATCCGGGTTCGAGCACTCGTCCCTTCCATCCGAACGTCTGGAACAAAGCAAAACGGGCGCTTCGTTCAACGGTCACGTACGACCGTTTTTTGACGTGGGAAGACGACGCGTTCCCGCGCGCGTTGCTCGACATTCCGAACCCTCCGTATTGTTTGTTTTACCGAGGCGATTTAGAGGTACTACAACAACAAACGACTGCTTTGGTCGGAAGCCGTGAATTGAATCGCATCAGCCATCGTCTCGTCGAGCATTTCTACCCTTTAATAGAAGAAACTGTCTCGGTATCGGGCGGTGCGCTCGGCATCGATGGTCTCGTCCATGAGTTGGCACTCCAGCATAACCGTCCGACGATTGCTGTCCTCGGAGCGGGCTTTTCACACATGTATCCTCAAGCGCATGCGCCGCTGTTCGAACGAATTTCGAGACACGGGTTACTCCTCACCGAATATCCACCGGAAACACCTGTCAAAAAATTTCAATTTTTAGAACGTAATCGTCTCGTCAGCGGACTCGGCGATCAGCTCGTCGTCATTCAGGCCCGTCAGAAGAGCGGGACGATGAATACGGTCGGACATGCGCTTGAGCAAGGAAAGACGGTGTTTGCGGTACCTGGAAGCCCGCTTGATTCGCTCGCGGCAGGTCCGAATCGATTGATTGAGGACGGGGCGATTCCATTGACGACTTCCGACCAAATTCTAATGCGTTCAAGGATTGGACGTTGA
- the sucD gene encoding succinate--CoA ligase subunit alpha — protein MSIWANQDTKVIIQGITGKQGLFHGEQMLAYNTKLVGGVTPGKGGTTVLDGVPVFNTVSEAVEATGANASIIYVPPAFAADSIMEAADSGIELIICITEGIPVIDMIQVKRYLEDKPARLIGPNCPGIITPGEAKLGIMPGYIHTKGHVGIVSRSGTLTYEAVHQLTTAGIGQSTAVGIGGDPVNGTNFIDTLQAFNEDEDTKAVIMIGEIGGTAEEEAAEWVKANMTKPVIGFIGGQTAPEGKRMGHAGAIISGGKGTAAEKIKTLNANGIEVAETPAVIGETLIRVLKQEGLYEACVTGQPTT, from the coding sequence ATGAGTATTTGGGCGAATCAAGATACAAAAGTGATCATTCAAGGGATCACGGGGAAACAAGGTCTGTTCCACGGCGAACAGATGCTGGCTTATAACACAAAATTGGTCGGAGGCGTGACACCTGGAAAAGGTGGCACGACCGTACTTGACGGCGTACCAGTCTTCAACACGGTGTCAGAGGCCGTCGAAGCAACGGGCGCGAACGCATCGATCATCTACGTACCACCGGCCTTCGCAGCCGATTCAATCATGGAAGCGGCCGATAGCGGGATTGAACTGATCATCTGTATCACAGAAGGCATCCCGGTCATCGACATGATTCAAGTGAAACGTTACCTCGAGGACAAACCGGCCCGTCTCATCGGACCGAACTGCCCGGGAATCATTACGCCAGGGGAAGCAAAACTTGGCATCATGCCAGGCTATATCCATACGAAAGGCCACGTCGGTATCGTCTCGCGTTCAGGGACGCTCACGTACGAGGCGGTCCATCAGTTGACGACGGCCGGGATTGGACAATCGACAGCGGTCGGAATCGGTGGAGACCCGGTCAATGGGACGAACTTCATCGATACGCTCCAAGCGTTCAACGAAGATGAGGACACGAAAGCGGTCATCATGATCGGTGAAATCGGTGGAACGGCCGAAGAAGAAGCCGCCGAGTGGGTGAAGGCGAACATGACGAAGCCAGTCATCGGCTTCATCGGCGGTCAAACCGCTCCTGAAGGGAAACGGATGGGCCATGCGGGCGCCATCATCTCAGGCGGAAAAGGAACGGCCGCCGAGAAAATCAAGACGTTGAATGCCAACGGAATCGAAGTCGCCGAGACGCCTGCCGTCATCGGAGAGACGCTCATCCGGGTGTTGAAGCAAGAAGGATTGTATGAAGCTTGCGTGACGGGTCAACCGACCACGTAA
- the sucC gene encoding ADP-forming succinate--CoA ligase subunit beta, producing MNIHEYQAKELLRAFGVAVPTGYPAFSVEEAVTAAAKLDGELKVVKAQIHAGGRGKAGGVKLAKTDEEVKQYASEILGKTLVTHQTGPEGKVVQRLYIEEGSAIDQEFYLGLVLDRSIGRIVIMGSSEGGMDIEEVAEHTPEKIHKEVVDPVVGLRPFQARRLAFKMEVPTKLVNKFSDMVMKLYKVYVETDCTIAEINPLVTTKDGNVIALDAKLNFDSNALYRHTDIVDLRDTTEEDPREVEASKHDLSYIALDGNIGCLVNGAGLAMATMDIIKHYGAEPANFLDVGGGATKEKVTEAFKLILSDDQVKGIFVNIFGGIMKCDIIAEGIVAATKEIGLDLPLVVRLEGTNVDAGRRILDESGLAITSASSMADGAEKIAALVR from the coding sequence ATGAATATCCATGAGTATCAGGCGAAAGAATTGCTTCGTGCGTTCGGAGTGGCCGTACCTACGGGCTATCCGGCGTTTAGTGTTGAAGAAGCAGTTACAGCCGCTGCCAAGCTAGACGGTGAACTAAAAGTTGTCAAAGCCCAGATCCACGCAGGGGGCCGCGGGAAAGCCGGCGGTGTCAAACTTGCGAAGACGGATGAGGAAGTCAAACAGTATGCGTCAGAGATTCTCGGCAAGACGCTCGTCACGCACCAGACTGGACCTGAAGGAAAAGTCGTGCAACGCCTTTACATCGAAGAAGGATCTGCGATTGATCAAGAATTCTACTTAGGACTTGTGCTTGACCGTTCGATCGGCCGAATTGTCATCATGGGTTCATCAGAAGGCGGTATGGACATCGAAGAAGTCGCTGAACATACGCCAGAAAAAATTCATAAAGAAGTCGTCGACCCGGTCGTCGGACTCCGTCCGTTCCAAGCGCGCCGTCTTGCCTTCAAGATGGAAGTGCCGACCAAGCTCGTCAACAAGTTCAGTGACATGGTCATGAAACTGTACAAAGTGTATGTCGAGACGGATTGCACGATCGCAGAGATCAACCCGCTCGTCACGACGAAAGACGGAAACGTCATCGCCCTCGATGCGAAGCTCAACTTCGACAGCAACGCGCTCTATCGTCATACAGACATCGTCGATCTTCGTGACACGACGGAAGAAGACCCGCGTGAAGTCGAGGCGTCGAAACACGACCTCAGCTATATCGCGCTCGATGGAAATATCGGTTGCCTCGTCAACGGAGCCGGTCTCGCTATGGCGACGATGGATATCATCAAGCACTACGGCGCCGAACCCGCTAACTTCCTCGATGTAGGTGGCGGTGCGACGAAAGAAAAAGTAACGGAAGCGTTCAAATTGATTTTGTCAGACGACCAAGTCAAAGGCATTTTCGTCAACATCTTCGGTGGCATCATGAAATGTGACATCATCGCTGAAGGTATCGTCGCGGCGACGAAAGAAATCGGTCTCGATTTACCACTCGTCGTCCGTTTAGAAGGCACGAACGTGGATGCGGGACGACGCATTCTCGATGAATCTGGACTTGCGATCACTTCGGCGAGCTCGATGGCTGACGGTGCAGAAAAAATCGCGGCACTCGTTCGATAA
- a CDS encoding EscU/YscU/HrcU family type III secretion system export apparatus switch protein, with amino-acid sequence MTDRKQAIALSYEQSMDAPRVVAKGGGLVAERMLALAQENGVPIHEDPALLSLLSALQIEEHIPDDLYQVIAELFVFLYQMEQGKIEDV; translated from the coding sequence ATGACGGACCGTAAGCAAGCGATCGCCTTGTCCTACGAGCAATCGATGGATGCCCCGCGTGTCGTCGCCAAAGGGGGCGGACTCGTCGCCGAGCGCATGCTCGCGCTCGCGCAGGAGAACGGGGTCCCGATCCATGAGGACCCGGCGCTATTGTCACTATTGTCCGCTTTACAGATTGAGGAGCATATCCCGGACGACCTTTATCAGGTCATCGCCGAGCTTTTCGTGTTTCTTTATCAGATGGAACAAGGAAAAATCGAAGATGTCTAG
- a CDS encoding ribonuclease HII, with product MTIQAIKQRLQTVRYEEWEAVRAELKDDPRAGVQTLLRQRERQFKVERERQDDYAARSVFEDELKANGYVRIGGVDEVGRGPLAGPVVAAAVILPEGFYHPGLNDSKLMSPSAREVAYRALMDEAMVGVGIVDADVIDRVNIYEATKLAMMEAVRQLGEVDALLIDAMTLELDIPQQSLIKGDARSVSIAAASVVAKVVRDNMMEDYAVLYPGYGFEQNAGYGTKAHLAGLAEHGITPIHRKSFAPIKHM from the coding sequence ATGACGATTCAAGCGATTAAACAACGGCTACAGACGGTCCGATATGAAGAGTGGGAAGCAGTCCGGGCCGAACTGAAGGATGACCCGCGCGCAGGCGTCCAGACGTTGCTCAGGCAGCGTGAGCGCCAGTTCAAGGTCGAACGTGAGCGCCAGGACGATTATGCGGCCCGGAGCGTGTTCGAGGACGAGTTGAAGGCAAACGGTTATGTCCGCATCGGTGGCGTCGATGAGGTCGGTCGAGGACCGCTCGCCGGTCCGGTCGTCGCCGCGGCCGTCATCTTGCCGGAAGGATTTTATCATCCGGGCTTGAACGACTCGAAACTGATGTCGCCATCAGCACGTGAAGTCGCGTATCGGGCCCTCATGGACGAGGCCATGGTCGGCGTCGGCATCGTCGACGCCGACGTGATTGACCGCGTCAACATTTACGAGGCGACGAAACTCGCGATGATGGAGGCGGTCCGGCAACTCGGTGAAGTCGATGCGCTCTTGATTGACGCGATGACGCTCGAGCTCGACATCCCGCAACAATCGCTCATCAAAGGCGACGCCCGGAGCGTATCGATCGCGGCGGCGAGCGTCGTCGCCAAAGTCGTCCGTGACAACATGATGGAAGACTACGCCGTCCTCTATCCCGGCTACGGTTTCGAACAGAACGCCGGTTACGGGACGAAAGCGCACTTGGCCGGACTAGCGGAACATGGGATCACGCCAATCCACCGAAAATCGTTCGCGCCGATTAAACATATGTAG
- the ylqF gene encoding ribosome biogenesis GTPase YlqF, with the protein MAIQWFPGHMAKARRQVTEKLKLIDVVIELVDARVPQSSRNPMVDEITEGKPRLIVLNKADMADPVVTDAWLRALKRDDVEVVAVDAKHSKGLKQLMSGAEKLMQEKHDRMREKGRNPGPIRALIIGIPNVGKSTLINRLAGRNIAVTGDRPGVTKRQQWIKMKGGEMELLDTPGILWPKFEDQMVGYRLAATGAIKDDILNLDDIALYAARELSARYPEQVKERFKIDQLPEDAVELLELIGKKRGLVSGGYVDFEKASELLLNELRHEKIGRVSLETPADHDMA; encoded by the coding sequence TTGGCAATTCAATGGTTCCCTGGCCACATGGCCAAGGCACGAAGACAAGTAACAGAAAAGTTAAAGCTCATCGATGTCGTCATCGAACTCGTCGATGCACGCGTCCCACAATCGAGCCGTAACCCGATGGTCGATGAGATCACAGAAGGCAAACCGCGTCTCATCGTCTTGAATAAAGCCGATATGGCCGATCCCGTCGTCACCGACGCCTGGCTCCGCGCCTTGAAGCGTGACGACGTCGAGGTCGTCGCCGTCGACGCGAAACATAGCAAAGGCTTGAAGCAGCTCATGTCGGGTGCCGAGAAGCTCATGCAAGAGAAGCATGACCGCATGCGTGAGAAAGGCCGGAATCCCGGTCCGATCCGCGCCCTCATCATCGGCATCCCGAACGTCGGGAAATCGACGCTCATCAACCGCCTCGCTGGACGCAATATCGCTGTCACTGGCGACCGTCCGGGTGTCACGAAGCGTCAGCAATGGATCAAGATGAAAGGCGGCGAGATGGAATTGCTCGATACGCCGGGGATTCTATGGCCGAAGTTCGAGGACCAGATGGTCGGTTATCGCTTGGCGGCGACCGGTGCCATCAAGGACGATATTTTGAACCTTGATGATATCGCGCTCTATGCGGCCCGTGAGCTATCGGCCCGCTATCCGGAACAGGTGAAAGAGCGATTCAAAATCGATCAACTGCCGGAAGACGCCGTCGAACTGCTCGAATTGATCGGGAAGAAACGTGGACTCGTCAGCGGCGGCTACGTCGATTTCGAGAAGGCGAGCGAATTACTATTGAACGAACTACGTCATGAGAAAATCGGACGGGTCTCTCTTGAGACACCGGCCGACCATGACATGGCGTGA
- the lepB gene encoding signal peptidase I, which yields MKEVFSWLKAIVVALVIAFVIRTFIFVPVIVEGESMMPTLQNADRMIVSKISNYVGELDRGDIIVFHATESKDYIKRVIAIPGDTLEYRDDTLYLNGEAVDEPYLEDFQAQMNGFPLTENFTLEQVTGETVVPEGSYFVMGDNRQNSKDSREIGFVPKEDVVGKTNFVFWPLGDFGTVQE from the coding sequence TTGAAAGAAGTGTTCAGTTGGCTTAAGGCGATCGTCGTGGCGCTCGTCATCGCGTTCGTGATCCGGACGTTCATCTTTGTACCTGTCATCGTCGAGGGAGAGTCAATGATGCCGACGCTCCAAAATGCCGATCGCATGATCGTTAGCAAAATTTCGAACTACGTCGGTGAGCTCGATCGGGGCGATATTATCGTCTTCCACGCGACGGAATCAAAAGACTATATTAAACGCGTCATCGCCATTCCTGGCGACACGCTCGAATATCGGGACGATACGCTTTACTTGAACGGCGAAGCGGTCGATGAACCGTATTTAGAGGATTTCCAGGCCCAGATGAACGGCTTTCCTCTTACCGAAAACTTCACGCTCGAACAAGTGACGGGCGAAACGGTCGTCCCGGAAGGTTCGTACTTTGTGATGGGTGACAATCGACAAAACTCGAAAGACAGCCGTGAAATCGGCTTTGTCCCGAAAGAGGACGTCGTCGGCAAAACGAACTTCGTGTTCTGGCCGCTCGGCGATTTCGGGACCGTACAAGAATAA
- the rplS gene encoding 50S ribosomal protein L19: MNTQKLFREITEEQFKSDVPAFRPGDTVRVHVKVVEGTRERIQIFEGVVIKRKGGGISETFTVRKISYGVGVERAFPLHSPRVAQIEVVRYGKVRRAKLYYLRNLRGKAARIKEIRR; this comes from the coding sequence ATGAACACACAAAAACTGTTCCGTGAAATCACAGAAGAACAATTCAAATCGGACGTACCTGCTTTCCGTCCTGGTGACACAGTACGTGTCCACGTTAAAGTCGTAGAGGGAACGCGTGAGCGTATCCAGATCTTCGAAGGCGTTGTCATTAAGCGTAAAGGTGGCGGCATCAGCGAAACATTCACAGTCCGTAAGATTTCTTACGGCGTAGGTGTTGAGCGTGCATTCCCGCTTCACTCACCGCGTGTCGCGCAAATCGAAGTCGTTCGTTACGGTAAAGTCCGTCGTGCGAAACTCTACTACCTCCGCAACCTTCGCGGTAAAGCAGCACGTATTAAAGAAATCCGTCGTTAA